The following are encoded in a window of Gemmatimonadota bacterium genomic DNA:
- a CDS encoding DUF1800 family protein produces GFPDYAESWANSGTLIARWNFGVRLAMGRIGGVVLKQLPRQSEHTPTTEEALAMYSKLLLPAQDTSAIASEVKKMVPADAKRKDMQVVSILIGSPEFQYR; encoded by the coding sequence GGGTTTTCCGGATTATGCCGAGTCGTGGGCAAATTCGGGTACGCTGATCGCGCGATGGAATTTTGGCGTGCGTCTGGCGATGGGTAGGATTGGGGGGGTTGTACTGAAGCAGTTGCCCAGGCAGAGCGAGCATACGCCAACGACGGAAGAGGCATTGGCGATGTATAGCAAGTTGTTATTACCAGCACAGGATACGAGTGCTATTGCGTCAGAGGTCAAAAAGATGGTTCCCGCAGATGCTAAGCGCAAAGATATGCAGGTGGTGAGTATATTGATCGGGTCGCCGGAGTTTCAATACCGGTAG